One window of Chryseobacterium indologenes genomic DNA carries:
- a CDS encoding erythromycin esterase family protein yields MKKILYTFIISVIAVLLLNKIVFKDVPEKEKQELLKDVQQYKHPTKSISMEYTDNSDLKVLDAVLKDNRIVMLGENVHSDGATMQAKSRLIKYLHENLGYNVVLYETGQYDTWIMNEEMKNHSLKVPSASIGGLGLFDFWWDNRETQPIISYYQKTKTSSSPIELSGFDIQFSGTELYDRRGKLLKDFLSKNSIDLKSFPLLNKNLNQISNFMYKGFAGRTLPGNQKKDFLNEITRLEQVISKLEKTPENRIYTRYLHDMRNNFDKTWKYESGSMQSMQFRDSLMAKNLIDQIDSVYQGQKIIVWCANLHTFASRYSKDYLPLGAYIKSKYGKASYMVDFSSYSKNNKTGTPMNRPGKLAIENTFHATKTPYFFIDLRSIPESSVLKKEFVSTINQGTDQKKAWSRFFDGIFYIDTNTFLTSHE; encoded by the coding sequence ATGAAGAAAATACTTTACACTTTTATAATTTCTGTAATTGCGGTTTTACTCCTGAATAAAATTGTTTTTAAAGATGTCCCTGAAAAAGAAAAACAGGAATTGCTGAAAGACGTCCAGCAATATAAGCATCCTACAAAAAGTATTTCTATGGAATACACAGACAACAGTGACCTGAAAGTTCTGGATGCTGTGCTTAAAGATAACAGGATTGTCATGCTGGGAGAAAACGTCCATAGCGACGGCGCTACGATGCAGGCCAAAAGCAGACTCATCAAATATCTCCATGAGAATCTGGGCTATAACGTTGTATTGTATGAAACCGGACAATATGATACCTGGATAATGAATGAGGAAATGAAAAACCACAGTCTTAAAGTTCCTTCGGCTTCTATAGGAGGATTGGGACTTTTCGATTTTTGGTGGGACAACAGGGAAACCCAACCTATTATCAGCTATTATCAAAAAACCAAAACTTCATCTAGCCCGATAGAACTGAGCGGGTTTGACATTCAATTTTCCGGAACAGAACTGTATGACAGACGAGGTAAGCTTTTGAAGGATTTTTTAAGCAAAAACTCGATTGATCTTAAATCATTTCCTCTTTTAAACAAAAATCTTAATCAGATCTCTAACTTTATGTATAAAGGATTTGCCGGAAGAACTTTACCGGGAAACCAGAAAAAAGACTTTCTCAATGAGATTACCCGATTAGAACAAGTGATTTCAAAGCTTGAAAAGACTCCTGAAAACAGAATATATACCCGGTATTTACATGATATGAGAAACAATTTCGATAAAACATGGAAATATGAATCAGGATCTATGCAGAGTATGCAGTTCAGAGACTCTCTGATGGCTAAAAATCTTATTGATCAGATTGATTCTGTGTACCAGGGACAAAAGATTATTGTGTGGTGCGCAAACCTCCATACTTTCGCAAGCCGGTATAGCAAAGATTATCTGCCTCTTGGCGCTTATATCAAAAGTAAATACGGAAAGGCTTCTTATATGGTTGATTTTTCATCCTATTCCAAAAATAATAAAACAGGAACTCCTATGAATAGGCCTGGAAAGCTTGCCATCGAGAATACGTTTCATGCAACGAAAACACCTTATTTTTTTATTGATCTCAGAAGTATTCCGGAAAGTTCTGTCCTGAAGAAAGAGTTTGTATCCACCATTAACCAGGGAACAGATCAGAAAAAGGCCTGGAGCCGGTTTTTTGACGGAATATTTTATATAGACACCAACACTTTTTTAACCTCTCATGAATAA
- a CDS encoding glycosyltransferase: MRFLIIIPAHNEEDNLSFTLDSLQKQSSKDFKVVVVNDGSVDRTPEIIRKYTKTDSRFETINLQKSEHQPGSKVVHAFKNGLRTQQMDEFDIICKFDADIILPENYLSAVETAFANNPEYGLVGGLLYIEKDGSWIYEGNSNKHHVRGPMKAYRKECFIQIGGLRETLGWDNIDSILLENLGWKEVVLPELHVKLIKVKGADYTIRPADYYGKYFYFLGLNRFLAYIASSKEAMKSKSPSFFFDIINSYENCRSKKMELKITKEEQKAVNDQRWRMLKKKWLKM, from the coding sequence GTGAGGTTTTTAATCATAATTCCTGCCCATAACGAAGAAGATAACCTCTCCTTTACACTGGATTCTTTACAAAAGCAAAGCAGCAAAGATTTCAAAGTAGTGGTAGTGAATGACGGTTCTGTAGATAGAACCCCTGAAATCATCAGGAAATATACCAAGACTGATTCCCGTTTTGAAACGATTAATCTTCAGAAATCTGAACATCAGCCCGGATCGAAAGTCGTTCATGCTTTTAAAAATGGTCTCCGGACTCAACAGATGGATGAATTTGATATCATCTGTAAATTTGACGCCGATATCATCCTTCCCGAAAACTATCTGTCAGCAGTAGAAACAGCTTTTGCAAACAATCCGGAATATGGTCTCGTAGGAGGTCTTTTATACATAGAAAAAGACGGAAGCTGGATCTATGAAGGAAATTCCAATAAACATCATGTAAGAGGCCCTATGAAAGCTTACCGTAAAGAATGTTTCATTCAGATCGGCGGTTTAAGAGAGACATTGGGATGGGATAATATAGATTCCATACTACTGGAAAATCTGGGATGGAAGGAAGTTGTTCTTCCGGAACTTCATGTGAAGCTGATTAAAGTAAAAGGAGCCGATTACACCATACGGCCGGCGGATTATTATGGAAAGTATTTTTATTTCTTAGGCCTGAACAGGTTTCTGGCTTATATTGCCTCCTCAAAAGAAGCGATGAAAAGTAAGTCTCCATCATTTTTCTTTGATATTATCAATTCCTATGAAAATTGCAGATCAAAAAAAATGGAGCTTAAAATTACAAAAGAAGAGCAAAAAGCCGTCAATGATCAGCGTTGGAGAATGCTGAAAAAAAAATGGCTGAAAATGTAG
- a CDS encoding ABC transporter ATP-binding protein, producing MESITTKNLSYAIGSKTILNNINLNIPEGSIYGYLGRNGAGKSTTIKLLLGLLESSADNIFIQNKSLQQNRTDILASTGNLIESPCFYTKLTVFENLKYLDIIYGKGNKRIDEVLELVDLHNEKKKKATALSMGMKQRLGIAMAIFHDPKVLILDEPLNGLDPQRIFEMRKLFQHLNEQGKTIFLSSHILSELEKTATHIGIIEGGQMIFQGTKNELLSKVEKEVVLKINPVEKALSLLQDTFSATLNNTNKISVKINDGKEFNGLLTTLIQNGIDIYDIESQSTNLEQIFINLISKKHD from the coding sequence ATGGAAAGCATTACGACTAAAAACCTCAGTTATGCCATAGGCTCTAAAACTATTCTGAACAATATCAACCTCAATATTCCTGAAGGCAGTATTTACGGCTATCTGGGAAGAAACGGCGCGGGAAAATCAACTACGATTAAACTTCTTCTGGGACTTCTGGAATCATCTGCAGACAATATTTTCATTCAAAATAAAAGTTTACAGCAGAACCGGACAGATATTCTCGCCAGTACAGGGAATCTGATTGAATCTCCTTGCTTTTATACCAAACTTACCGTTTTTGAAAACCTTAAATACCTTGATATCATCTATGGCAAAGGAAATAAAAGGATTGATGAGGTGCTGGAACTGGTAGATCTTCATAATGAGAAAAAGAAAAAGGCAACAGCTCTATCAATGGGAATGAAACAGCGTCTGGGAATTGCGATGGCTATTTTTCATGATCCGAAAGTTCTGATCCTGGATGAACCTCTTAACGGACTTGATCCTCAGAGAATCTTTGAAATGAGAAAACTCTTCCAGCATTTGAATGAACAGGGAAAAACGATATTTCTTTCAAGCCATATTTTGAGCGAGCTTGAAAAAACGGCAACCCACATTGGAATTATTGAAGGCGGACAAATGATTTTTCAGGGGACAAAAAATGAACTTTTAAGCAAAGTGGAAAAAGAGGTTGTTTTAAAAATTAATCCTGTTGAAAAAGCATTATCTCTACTGCAAGACACTTTTTCCGCAACACTGAACAATACGAATAAAATTTCAGTAAAAATCAACGATGGCAAAGAATTCAACGGACTTCTCACAACGCTGATCCAAAACGGAATTGATATCTATGACATAGAGTCTCAAAGCACGAATCTTGAACAGATCTTCATTAATTTAATTTCTAAAAAACATGACTAA
- the aspA gene encoding aspartate ammonia-lyase, translated as MENFRKESDLLGELNVPLDAYYGVQTQRAINNFKISGQLLSSYPDFIKGLAFVKKAAAKTNYELGLLDENLYFKIAEACDEIVDGKYHEQFPVDMIQGGAGTSINMNANEVIANIVLEKLGKNKGEYEFCSPNDHINLSQSTNDAYPTAIKMGLLQMNIGLVEKLEKIIAAFRAKGQEFHDVIKMGRTQLQDAVPMTLGQEFEAYAATLEEDISKLNNNASLFVEVNMGATAIGTGLNAPVGYATLCAKNLAQITGYPIVSAPDLVEATPDTGSYVIYSSATKRLAVKLSKICNDLRLLSSGPRAGLFEINLPPMQPGSSIMPGKVNPVIPEVVNQVCFKVFGNDLTVTFAAEAGQLQLNVMEPVLSHAIMENINFLCNALDTLREKCVVGITANKEICLNMVKHSIGIVTALNPYIGYKQSTQIAKEALETGKSVYNLVLEKGILSQEKLDEILDPKNMLKPHNK; from the coding sequence ATGGAAAATTTCAGGAAAGAAAGTGATCTATTAGGTGAACTGAATGTGCCTTTAGATGCTTATTATGGGGTTCAGACACAAAGAGCTATCAACAATTTTAAAATTTCAGGACAGCTTTTGTCTTCATATCCGGATTTCATAAAAGGGTTGGCTTTTGTAAAAAAAGCAGCCGCAAAAACGAATTATGAATTAGGACTTCTGGACGAAAACCTATATTTTAAAATAGCAGAAGCATGTGATGAAATTGTAGACGGGAAATATCATGAACAGTTTCCGGTAGATATGATTCAGGGTGGGGCAGGAACCTCCATCAACATGAATGCAAATGAAGTAATTGCCAATATCGTATTGGAGAAATTAGGAAAAAATAAAGGAGAATACGAATTCTGTTCACCAAACGATCATATCAACCTTTCCCAGTCCACCAACGATGCTTATCCTACAGCCATCAAAATGGGATTGCTGCAGATGAATATCGGGCTGGTAGAAAAACTTGAAAAAATTATTGCTGCATTCCGTGCAAAAGGACAGGAGTTTCATGATGTGATCAAAATGGGCCGTACACAGCTTCAGGATGCTGTTCCAATGACTTTGGGACAGGAGTTTGAAGCCTATGCTGCTACATTGGAAGAAGATATTTCTAAACTGAATAACAATGCCAGTCTTTTTGTAGAAGTGAACATGGGGGCAACAGCTATCGGTACAGGATTAAATGCTCCTGTAGGATATGCCACACTTTGTGCTAAAAACTTAGCTCAGATTACCGGATACCCGATTGTTTCAGCACCGGATTTAGTGGAAGCAACACCAGATACCGGATCTTATGTAATTTACTCTTCAGCAACGAAACGTCTTGCCGTGAAATTATCAAAAATCTGTAACGATTTAAGATTACTTTCATCAGGTCCGAGAGCAGGTCTTTTTGAAATCAACCTTCCGCCAATGCAGCCGGGATCTTCTATCATGCCGGGTAAAGTAAATCCGGTAATTCCGGAAGTGGTAAATCAGGTTTGTTTCAAAGTATTCGGAAATGATCTTACCGTAACTTTTGCAGCAGAAGCAGGACAATTACAGCTTAACGTAATGGAACCGGTACTTTCTCACGCGATCATGGAAAACATCAATTTCCTTTGCAACGCATTAGATACCCTTCGTGAGAAATGTGTGGTTGGAATTACTGCCAATAAAGAAATCTGTCTGAATATGGTGAAGCACAGCATCGGTATTGTAACAGCTTTGAACCCTTATATCGGATACAAACAATCTACACAGATTGCTAAAGAAGCATTGGAAACCGGAAAAAGTGTTTACAACCTTGTTCTTGAAAAAGGAATTCTTTCCCAGGAGAAACTGGACGAAATCCTTGATCCGAAAAATATGCTGAAACCGCATAACAAATAA
- a CDS encoding N-acetylmuramoyl-L-alanine amidase: protein MRKTLYIIGLSTFVFSCTSQQNVKKNTYKPKTPVTQAKPTVQTTPPVAPKPKVVSDRGVDFFTTNIADPTKNDNTASYGSIVSAKPAGYKVVKTYFPAVAQNFRQRYLILHYTALADDKSITVLTQQAVSAHYLVNNTGDNEIYQLVDENKRAYHAGVSSWRNDKNLNDTSIGIEIVNAGYTTDSTGKRTFAPFSDDQVKKVAALVKDIVTRYQIQPTYVLAHSDIAPTRKQDPGPMFPWKKLYDEYQIGMWYDEAAKQTYLEAAQADITAKYNESSFIFLIQTSLQKFGYGLELSGTWDDATKKTIEAFQYHFRPQNYDGIMDAETWAILQALNQKYPVK from the coding sequence ATGCGTAAAACATTATATATCATCGGATTAAGCACTTTTGTTTTTTCATGTACTTCTCAACAAAATGTAAAAAAAAATACATACAAACCGAAAACCCCGGTAACACAGGCGAAACCGACGGTTCAGACAACCCCTCCGGTTGCTCCGAAACCAAAAGTAGTATCTGATCGTGGAGTAGATTTTTTTACTACTAATATAGCAGACCCAACAAAAAATGACAATACCGCAAGTTATGGTTCTATTGTATCTGCAAAACCGGCAGGATATAAAGTTGTAAAGACTTATTTCCCTGCAGTAGCCCAAAACTTCAGACAGCGATATTTAATATTACATTATACCGCTCTTGCAGATGATAAATCAATTACCGTTCTTACCCAGCAGGCGGTAAGTGCCCATTATCTGGTAAACAATACAGGAGATAACGAGATCTATCAGTTGGTAGACGAAAACAAAAGAGCATACCATGCAGGTGTAAGTTCATGGAGAAATGACAAAAATCTTAATGATACCTCTATCGGTATTGAAATTGTAAATGCCGGCTATACTACAGATAGTACTGGTAAGAGAACATTTGCTCCTTTTAGCGATGACCAGGTGAAAAAAGTGGCTGCACTGGTTAAAGATATTGTGACAAGATATCAGATTCAGCCTACTTATGTACTTGCTCATTCAGATATTGCTCCTACAAGAAAACAGGATCCGGGACCTATGTTCCCATGGAAAAAGCTCTATGACGAATACCAGATTGGGATGTGGTATGATGAGGCAGCCAAGCAGACTTATCTTGAGGCAGCGCAAGCAGACATTACAGCAAAATATAATGAATCCAGCTTTATTTTCCTTATTCAGACTTCACTACAGAAATTCGGATACGGGCTGGAGCTTAGCGGAACATGGGATGATGCCACCAAAAAAACAATTGAAGCATTCCAGTACCACTTCCGTCCACAGAATTATGACGGAATTATGGATGCCGAAACATGGGCAATACTGCAAGCTTTAAATCAAAAATATCCGGTAAAATAA